AGTATCTCCTTTTCCTCAAGCTTTAGCAGAATCTAGAAAAGATGAGCAAAATAAAGATTTATATGAGACTTTTCGTAGATGCGAGGTAAATATTCCACTTTTAGATGCTATTAAACAAGTACCTCGTTATGCTAAATTTCTGAAAGAACTGTGTACAATTAAGCGGAAACAGAAACTTAAAGGATGTGAGACGGTAAGAGTTGGAGAGAATATTTCTGCAGTTATTCAAAGAAAACTTCCTGCAAAGTGCAAAGATCCAGGTATGTTTACTATCCCTTGTATGATAGGTAATACTAGATTTGAGAAAGCCATGATAGATTTAGGAGCTTCtattaatgtcatgtcatattctatatatgcttctttgaaacctggacctttgaataaaactggtgttgtgattcaattggctgatagatCTAATGCCTATCCTAAGGGTGTAGTTGAGGATGTTCTTGTGCAAGTCAATGATTTGGTTTTTCCTGCTGATTTCTATGTGCTTGATATGGAGAATGGTGATCAAACTGCTCCTATTTTGTTAGGAAGACCATTCTTAAAGACATCCAAGACTAAGATAGATGTTCATAGTGGCACACTTACCATGGAATTTGATGGTGAAATTATTAAGTTTAATATTTATGATGCCATGAAATATCCTGGTGATGATAATCCTGTTTATTCTATTGATGTGATTGATTCTTTAGCACaggaagtttttgaacttgatGGAAAAGATGGATTGGAAGTTGCTATTAGTAAGCATCTTGAGACAGAGAATGAGGAGTTAGTCTTGAGTACTGATTTGCAGGAAATTGTTGCAGCATTGAATAATTTTCCAAAGTTACAGCAGTCAGGTAACGTTTCTTACATTGCATTACCAGTTTCTAACGGAAGGCCTTTACCCTCTGTTTTGCAGGCCCCTATTCCAGATTTGAAGCCTCTCCCCAGTCACCTTAAGTACGTGTTCCTTGGAGACAGAGGAACATTACCAGTGATCATCTCCAATAAACTTAGTGCACTGCAAGAAGAAAAGCTTGTGCAGATCCTTAAGGAGCATCAAACGGCTATTGGTTGGACAATTGCAGATATTAAAGGAATTAGCCCGACTACATGCATGCATCGTATCTTACTTGAAGAGGGAGCAAAACCTTCCCGTCAACCGCAAAGAAGATTGAACCCACCCATAATGGATGTAGTGAAGAAGGAGATCCTCAAACTTCTTGAAGTTGGAGTGATTTATCCTATTTCGGATAGCAATTGGGTTAGCCCGGTTCAAGTGGTTCCTAAAAAGACTGGAATAACGGTTGTGAAAAATCAGAATGATGAGTTAGTTCCTACCCGTATTCAAAATGGGTGGCGGGTTTGTatagattatagaaaattaaatgctGTAACTCGCAAGGACCACTTTCctttaccttttattgatcaaatgctcgaaaggttagctggtcattcttactattgttttcttgatggttattcaggCTATTTTCAGATTGCAATTGCTCCGGAGGATCAAGAAAAGACGACTTTTACATGCCCATTTGGGACTTTTGCATATCGTCGCATGCCCTTTGGTCTTTGTAACGCCCCAGCCACTTTCCAAAGGTGTATGGTTAGcatattttcagattatattgagcatatcatagaagtctttatggatgatttcacagtttatggagactcttttgatatttgtttgcataaccttacacttgttcttcaaagatgcatagaaactaaccttgtgttaaattctgaaaaatgtcattttatggttgaACAAGGTATAGTTTTGGGTCATGTTGTTTCATCTAGGGGAATTGAGGTAGATAGAGCTAAAGTTGATATTATTCAATCTTTACCTTCTCCCACTTGTGTGCGGGAAGTTCGTTCTTTTCTTGGACATGCAGGTTTTtaccgaagattcatcaaggacttcTCCAAAGTAGCATTACCCTTATGCAAGTTGCTACAAAAGAATATGGCCTTTGAGTTCGATGAGGCGTGTAAAAATGCGTTTGATAAGCTGAAGGAACTTTTGACCTCTGCCCCAGTTATCCAGCCCCCTAATTGGAACATTCCTTTCGAGATAATGTGCGACGCAAGTGATTATGCAGTAGGCGCTGTTTTGGGTCAAAGAATTGGAAAAGTGTCTCATGCCATTTATTATGTTTCAGGAACTTTGAATGATGCCCAGAGAAATTACTCTACTACTGAAAAAGAACTTTTAGCTGTTGTTTTTGCTTTagaaaagtttcgatcttatttgcttggtactaaagtcattgtttactctgatcatgcagctcttcgttatttgatgatgaagaaagaggCAAAACCAAGATTAATAAGATGGATACTTCTATTAAGTGAATTTGACTTGGAGATCAAAGACAAAAGAGGGACAGAAAATCGTGTCGCAGATCATTTGAGTCGTTTAGTTCATATGGAAGATGAAATTAGTCTGCAGGAAACATTCCCTGATGAGCAATTGTTCTCCACAAGTGTGACATTACCTTGGTATGCAAATCTTGTAAATTATTTGGTTACTAATATGTTACCTTCTGGTTTGTCTAAGGCTCAAAGAGATAAGATCAAGAGTGATGCCAAATACTATGTGTGGGATGACCCATACTTATGGAAGCattgtgcagatcaagtgataagaaggtgcgttcctgaaaatgaaattatttctattCTTACCTTTTGTCATTCTTATGCATGTGGAGGTCATTTTGGAGCTAAGAGGACGGCAAgaaaagtgctagaatgtggtttctattggccgtctttatttcgagattcatattctttttgtaaatcatgcgatcattgtcaaaagacaggtaatatatcccaaaggaatgagatgccacaaacccccatactattttgcgaaatttttgatgtttggggcatcgatttcatgggaccGTTCCCTATCTCTTTCggttatgtttatattttgctTGCTGTTGATTATGTCTCGAAATGGGTGGAAGCTAAAGCTACTAGGACTGACGATTCTAAAGTTGTTACAGATTTTATCAAGTCTAACATATTCTCCAGATTTGGAATTCCATGCGCTCTAATAAGTGATCGAGGCACTCACTTTTGCAATCGAACTGTGGAGACTTTGTTGAGAAAGTACCATGTGACCCACAAGGTGTCAACTGCCtatcatccgcaaactagtggaCAAGCGGAAGTGTCAAATCGAGAGATCAAGTCTATCCTTGAAAAGACGGTCAATCCAAGTAGAAAAGATTGGAGTTTGCGCTTGGATGATGCCTTGTGGGCGTATAGGACTGCATATAAGACGCCCATTGGTATGTCACCTTATCGGTTGGTGTTTGGGaaaccatgccaccttccagttgagttagaacacaaggcttattgggctatcaagagtttcaacatgaagatggatgaaagtggagaacacaggaagttacaactacaagagttagaagaaattcgcaatgatgcctatgagagtgcaaggatttacaaggaaaagacgaaggcttttcatgacaagatgatctctaggaaggagtttaaagttggtcaaaaagtccttctataccATTCACGGCTTCGTTTGTTTCCGGGTAAGTTGCGTTCTCGTTGGATTGGACCttttgttgttactaatattttCCTCATGGTACAGTTGAAATTCAAAGTTTAGCAACTTCCAAAGTGTTCAAGGTGAATGGCCATAGACTTAAGCCTTTCTTTGAAGGTTCCCAAGTAGAGAATGTAGCAGAGTTGGACCTTGAGGACCCGATTTATACTAATTGAAGAAGGAAGCATTGAGTCGAGCCAATGACAATAAACAAAGGCGctgcttgggaggcaacccaaggggagtttgttcctttttcttcttattttcgcacttatattttggttatttttgcttttcctttgcatttagccttacattggggacaacgtaagttttaagtgtggggagggatttaggttgtgtatgtcatgagcaagattcaattaagcttgaaaaaaaaactcataacataattctccaacttagaattaattagtctagttattttccttgagaatggtagtgactaaatttggtagacaaaagccggtgagattttgagcctttagactgacacatccatatcagtctcattattttctttcatgagagatattcttccatggatttatttctctagaacttgccttgattctctttgaggtcacattgacacatgcatgcatgaacatgattaaggccttctttgttataagctacataagccaaatagcctaccttgtaattaattttttttcctttgttgaacccctttgagctttattgacctttttcatttattgtgaacccatgttacaagctttaaatctgaaaaaaaaaataatatctttACCCAAGCCGTAAAACTAGtggagcattattcatcattatgatATGTATGGGTGTACAAGAAATAAGTGTGGGGGTGCCTGGATTTGTGGTATGGCTATGACTGGTGAAATGAAACATATTTTCATTCTCAAATCGTGAGTTCCATAGTTGCTGTAATcattgttcaaaaaaaaaaaaaaaaaaaaaaaaagaaaaaaaaagagaaaaagtaatggaggaaatcatttttaatgtacaaactgtttatgttcataattcctcctacaattcgaaaaaaaaaaataaagggatctgtttatatgtgatatatacaAAGGTGGAAGTTGTTGTGAAAGATCGTTCCCTGCTGCAAACGAAAAGTGTTCCTTTTGAACGATCTCTTTTTCAATACAAAAGTTTCACATGGTTTAAATGCTTTGAAGCCAAATTGAAGAAGCTGCTGAATGGAGTGATTGGTTTTACATGTCATATATGCTAGCTTGAGTTGATTCATTTTTGCTCCACTAGTTTTGATGGCTTTTAAACTACATTCCCAAATATTTCCCACCTTGATCCTAAGCCCCATTACAACCCTTGAAAAGTCCTTATGATTCGTGTTATGCATGTGATCCCAGTGGTGGAGAATGAGAAGATATGCAAGCCTATGGTAGATTATTTccattggaatgaatttgagcgAAACACATACCCTTCAAATATATGAGAGTCGAGTGTTTATTTCCGTAAGGGTCTCTGTATTTAGCATTCCATTTTTGAGTGAAAATGCTTACTAAGTAATTATAAGTTGTTCAAGAATAGTTGTTATGagttttgaa
This genomic stretch from Phoenix dactylifera cultivar Barhee BC4 unplaced genomic scaffold, palm_55x_up_171113_PBpolish2nd_filt_p 001572F, whole genome shotgun sequence harbors:
- the LOC120108825 gene encoding uncharacterized protein LOC120108825; its protein translation is MTVTRSSNQGDLQCDPEIERTLCRLRREARRNSEVNDLALDSLFASNSDLEEEEVMAENRTLKELAAPDLNQQPLCITFPTLDATTFELKSGLIHLLPTFHGLTGEDPHKHLKEFHVVCTSMKPTGVTEEQIKLRAFPFSLKDSAKDWLYYLPSGSITIWNEMKRLFLEKYFPASRAANIRKEICGVRQQNGESLHEYWERFKKLCASCPHHQISEQLLIQYFYEGLLPTERSMIDAASGGALVDKTPETARNLIANMAANSQQFGTRLDPPSKHVNEVNISSLEQQIASLTSLVRQMAVGNMQTEKACGICSVVGHPTDMCPTLQEEPTEQVNAAGGFPGQPQRKYDPYSSTYNQGWRDHPNLSYRNPQVNQPATQNRPNFQQYQQPYPPRQQPGQTSNSGMSLEDIVKTLATNTLQFQQETKQFQHEARASIQSLDNQMGQMATAISRLEAQSSGKLPSQTVVNPRENASAIVLRSGKEVEIPTKATPASSKQEKEKNIVADRNVSNDDDVPKHKFPPLSAYKPVSPFPQALAESRKDEQNKDLYETFRRCEVNIPLLDAIKQVPRYAKFLKELCTIKRKQKLKGCETVRVGENISAVIQRKLPAKCKDPGMFTIPCMIGNTRFEKAMIDLGASINVMSYSIYASLKPGPLNKTGVVIQLADRSNAYPKGVVEDVLVQVNDLVFPADFYVLDMENGDQTAPILLGRPFLKTSKTKIDVHSGTLTMEFDGEIIKFNIYDAMKYPGDDNPVYSIDVIDSLAQEVFELDGKDGLEVAISKHLETENEELVLSTDLQEIVAALNNFPKLQQSGNVSYIALPVSNGRPLPSVLQAPIPDLKPLPSHLKYVFLGDRGTLPVIISNKLSALQEEKLVQILKEHQTAIGWTIADIKGISPTTCMHRILLEEGAKPSRQPQRRLNPPIMDVVKKEILKLLEVGVIYPISDSNWVSPVQVVPKKTGITVVKNQNDELVPTRIQNGWRVCIDYRKLNAVTRKDHFPLPFIDQMLERLAGHSYYCFLDGYSGYFQIAIAPEDQEKTTFTCPFGTFAYRRMPFGLCNAPATFQRCMVSIFSDYIEHIIEVFMDDFTVYGDSFDICLHNLTLVLQRCIETNLVLNSEKCHFMVEQGIVLGHVVSSRGIEVDRAKVDIIQSLPSPTCVREVRSFLGHAGFYRRFIKDFSKVALPLCKLLQKNMAFEFDEACKNAFDKLKELLTSAPVIQPPNWNIPFEIMCDASDYAVGAVLGQRIGKVSHAIYYVSGTLNDAQRNYSTTEKELLAVVFALEKFRSYLLGTKVIVYSDHAALRYLMMKKEAKPRLIRWILLLSEFDLEIKDKRGTENRVADHLSRLVHMEDEISLQETFPDEQLFSTSVTLPWYANLVNYLVTNMLPSGLSKAQRDKIKSDAKYYVWDDPYLWKHCADQVIRRCVPENEIISILTFCHSYACGGHFGAKRTARKVLECGFYWPSLFRDSFGIPCALISDRGTHFCNRTVETLLRKYHVTHKVSTAYHPQTSGQAEVSNREIKSILEKTVNPSRKDWSLRLDDALWAYRTAYKTPIVEIQSLATSKVFKVNGHRLKPFFEGSQVENVAELDLEDPIYTN